In Morococcus cerebrosus, a single genomic region encodes these proteins:
- a CDS encoding Slam-dependent surface lipoprotein, protein MSLQKISAVTVIALSLAACGGGGGGTPSARPTDTNIENTKAEEARKAEEAQKAEEARKAEEARKAEEARKAEEARKAEEARKAEEARKAEEARKAEEARKAEEARKAEEARKAEEARKAEEARKAEEARKAEEARKAEEARKAEEARKAEEARKAEEARKAEEARKAEEARKAEEARIAQKTAELIEQAKAKGLNDDEAKQFAQNNINNEDDVSKANLDNMIKIKDLTKLAIAEGLNEYQAADFAKNNVDLDEDTAKANLETLIINNAKGIYNGQYRNGLEQNQYGTSSSSSSSCTNGHCYSVRETITTGKAIYNQPYSIVIADTKSGVRNFSSINELSNVLIAGLKTKLEAIPTKGTANYSGKAFDAENNGTLDYNVNFENKTGSGTITGLGNNITLEQGSISGTGISSTATQGYKSGSYSLDFFGKNAEEIAGKVIFNGKDTVGFGGQRREIQK, encoded by the coding sequence ATGTCTTTACAAAAAATAAGCGCAGTAACCGTTATCGCTCTAAGTCTGGCAGCCTGTGGCGGAGGTGGGGGAGGAACGCCATCTGCACGACCAACAGATACCAATATTGAAAATACAAAAGCCGAAGAAGCTCGTAAAGCAGAGGAAGCTCAAAAAGCTGAAGAAGCCCGTAAAGCCGAAGAAGCTCGTAAAGCCGAAGAGGCTCGCAAAGCTGAGGAAGCCCGTAAAGCCGAAGAAGCTCGTAAAGCCGAAGAAGCTCGTAAAGCCGAAGAAGCCCGTAAAGCTGAAGAAGCCCGTAAGGCTGAAGAAGCCCGTAAGGCTGAAGAAGCTCGTAAAGCCGAAGAAGCTCGTAAAGCCGAAGAAGCCCGTAAAGCTGAAGAAGCCCGTAAAGCTGAAGAAGCCCGTAAAGCTGAAGAAGCCCGTAAGGCTGAAGAAGCCCGTAAGGCTGAAGAAGCCCGTAAGGCTGAAGAAGCTCGTAAGGCTGAAGAAGCTCGTAAAGCCGAAGAAGCTCGTAAAGCTGAAGAAGCACGTATCGCACAAAAAACTGCTGAATTAATTGAACAAGCTAAAGCTAAAGGGCTAAACGATGACGAAGCAAAACAATTTGCGCAAAATAATATCAATAATGAAGATGATGTATCTAAAGCAAATTTAGATAACATGATTAAAATAAAAGATTTGACAAAACTTGCTATTGCTGAAGGTCTTAATGAATATCAAGCTGCTGATTTTGCTAAAAATAATGTAGATTTAGATGAAGATACAGCAAAAGCTAACCTTGAAACACTTATCATCAATAATGCTAAAGGAATTTATAATGGACAATATCGTAATGGACTCGAGCAAAACCAATATGGCACATCAAGTAGTTCCTCATCTAGTTGTACAAATGGACATTGCTATTCAGTAAGAGAAACTATTACTACCGGTAAAGCAATCTATAATCAACCATATTCAATTGTTATTGCAGATACTAAATCAGGTGTTCGTAATTTTTCTAGTATTAATGAACTATCGAATGTACTAATTGCCGGCCTAAAAACAAAATTAGAAGCGATACCAACAAAAGGAACAGCTAATTATAGCGGTAAAGCATTTGATGCCGAAAATAATGGAACACTAGATTACAATGTTAATTTTGAAAATAAAACAGGCTCAGGAACTATTACCGGCTTAGGAAATAACATTACATTAGAACAAGGTTCGATTTCAGGAACTGGTATTTCATCTACTGCAACCCAAGGTTACAAATCAGGCTCTTACTCTTTAGATTTCTTCGGTAAAAATGCAGAAGAAATTGCAGGAAAAGTTATCTTTAATGGCAAAGATACTGTCGGCTTCGGCGGACAACGCAGAGAGATTCAAAAATAA
- a CDS encoding metal ABC transporter ATP-binding protein — translation MSIVVENLTVSYRTRPAVHHVGIEFAEHSMWAVCGPNGAGKSTFLKAVMGLQQVDTGRVLLQNLQRKDIAYLPQQSDIDRGQPMTVFELAAMGLWYEIGFFGRVDAAQRIRVLDALARVGMRDFADRQIAHLSNGQFQRVLFARMLAQGAKFLLLDEPFNAVDARTTYALLDVLRQCNDEGQAIIAVLHDYAQVRDYFSDTLLLAREKVAAGRTPSVLTDENLARANMLMQRQESEDWCDV, via the coding sequence ATGAGTATCGTTGTTGAAAATCTGACGGTCAGCTACCGGACACGGCCTGCCGTACACCATGTCGGCATCGAATTTGCCGAGCATTCGATGTGGGCGGTCTGCGGGCCGAACGGGGCGGGCAAATCAACTTTTTTAAAGGCGGTCATGGGTTTGCAGCAAGTCGATACGGGACGCGTCCTCCTGCAAAACCTGCAACGCAAAGACATCGCCTATCTGCCGCAGCAGTCGGACATCGACCGCGGCCAGCCGATGACGGTTTTCGAACTGGCGGCGATGGGTTTGTGGTACGAAATCGGCTTTTTCGGACGGGTTGACGCAGCGCAGCGTATCCGGGTTTTGGATGCGCTTGCACGCGTCGGTATGCGGGATTTTGCCGACAGGCAGATCGCCCATTTGTCCAACGGCCAGTTTCAGCGCGTTTTATTTGCGCGTATGCTGGCGCAGGGGGCGAAATTCCTGCTTTTGGACGAACCTTTCAACGCCGTCGATGCGCGCACGACTTACGCTCTTTTGGATGTATTGCGCCAATGCAATGACGAAGGGCAGGCAATTATCGCGGTGTTGCACGATTATGCGCAGGTACGCGATTATTTTTCGGACACGCTGTTGCTGGCCCGGGAAAAGGTTGCGGCGGGCAGAACGCCGTCCGTCCTGACCGATGAAAACCTTGCCCGCGCGAATATGCTGATGCAGCGGCAGGAGTCTGAGGACTGGTGCGACGTATAG
- the clpA gene encoding ATP-dependent Clp protease ATP-binding subunit ClpA, whose protein sequence is MLSPELEQILQQLYREARKTHYEFISLEHLLLVLIEEDASVPNVLKLCGADLKVVSEQLAASVAENTPQIPDHLLDTVETQPTLGFQRVIQRAMVHTQSAGKGLVEPLDVLVALMSETDSHAVYFLKLQSVTRFEVLRCIAHGATEDDEHKGFSDDPDNDSDDPVESKSGSLSDYTVNLNAEVKAGRIDPLIGRKHEMERLVQILCRRRKNNPLLVGEAGVGKTALAEGLAHQIVNGDIPDALKEAEVYALDMGSLLAGTKYRGDFEARVKSVLKQLEKIPQAILFIDEIHTIIGAGSTSGGTMDASNLLKPALAKGSLRCIGATTYDEYRTIFDKDHALSRRFQKIDVVEPTVAETVQILRGLKPMFEGFHQVRYTQGALEAAAELSARYINERFLPDKAIDVMDEAGAAQRILPKSKQKKVIGKAQIETVIAKVARIPEKTVSNDDKQVLQFLGRDLKNMVYGQENAIDALVAAVKMSRSGLALPDKPIGSFLFSGPTGVGKTEVAKQLAYSMGVPLQRFDMSEYMEPHAVSRLIGAPPGYVGFDQGGLLTEAANKHPHCVLLLDEIEKAHPDIFNVLLQVMDAGKLTDNNGKSADFRNVILIMTTNAGAESLSRPSLGFTTKRERGDEMQAINKLLTPEFRNRLDAIIPFASLSEPVITKVVDKFLLQLEHQLLDKKVEAEFTPALRKYLAEKGFDPQMGARPMHRLIQEKIRKPLADELLFGKLADGGFVRIDWDAAKEEAVLKFKKNKAKPEAAAV, encoded by the coding sequence ATGCTTTCACCCGAATTGGAACAGATTTTGCAGCAGCTTTACCGCGAGGCGCGTAAGACTCATTATGAATTTATCAGCCTCGAGCATCTGCTTTTGGTGTTAATCGAAGAAGATGCCTCCGTCCCCAACGTCCTCAAGCTCTGCGGCGCGGATTTGAAAGTGGTGTCCGAACAGCTCGCCGCCAGCGTTGCCGAAAATACCCCGCAGATTCCCGACCACCTTCTGGATACAGTCGAAACCCAGCCCACGCTCGGCTTCCAACGCGTCATCCAGCGCGCAATGGTGCATACCCAATCGGCGGGCAAAGGCTTGGTCGAGCCTTTGGATGTGTTGGTGGCGCTGATGAGCGAAACCGACAGCCACGCCGTCTATTTCCTCAAGCTGCAATCGGTTACGCGCTTTGAAGTTTTGCGCTGCATTGCCCACGGCGCAACCGAAGATGATGAACACAAAGGCTTTTCAGACGACCCCGACAATGATTCAGATGACCCCGTCGAATCGAAAAGCGGCTCGCTGTCGGACTACACCGTCAACCTCAACGCCGAAGTCAAAGCCGGCCGCATCGACCCCTTAATCGGCAGAAAGCACGAAATGGAACGGCTGGTGCAAATCCTCTGTCGCCGCCGCAAAAACAATCCGCTTTTGGTCGGCGAAGCAGGCGTGGGCAAAACTGCGCTGGCGGAAGGCTTGGCGCATCAAATCGTCAACGGCGATATTCCCGACGCGCTCAAAGAGGCCGAAGTGTACGCGCTGGATATGGGTTCGCTTTTGGCGGGTACAAAATACCGCGGCGACTTTGAAGCTCGGGTCAAATCCGTCTTGAAGCAGCTCGAAAAAATCCCGCAAGCCATTTTGTTTATCGACGAAATCCACACCATCATCGGCGCAGGCAGCACGAGCGGCGGCACGATGGACGCATCCAACCTGCTCAAACCGGCGCTGGCAAAAGGTTCGCTGCGCTGCATCGGCGCGACCACCTACGACGAATACCGCACTATTTTCGACAAAGACCATGCCCTAAGCCGCCGCTTCCAAAAAATCGACGTGGTCGAACCCACCGTCGCCGAGACCGTGCAAATCCTGCGCGGTTTGAAACCGATGTTCGAAGGCTTCCACCAAGTGCGCTACACGCAAGGCGCACTCGAAGCCGCCGCCGAACTCTCCGCCCGCTACATCAACGAGCGTTTCCTGCCCGACAAAGCCATCGACGTGATGGACGAAGCAGGTGCGGCGCAACGGATTTTACCCAAATCCAAACAGAAAAAAGTCATTGGCAAAGCGCAAATCGAAACCGTCATCGCCAAAGTCGCGCGGATTCCTGAAAAAACCGTATCGAACGACGACAAACAAGTGCTGCAATTCCTCGGTCGCGATTTGAAAAACATGGTTTACGGTCAGGAAAACGCCATCGACGCGCTGGTTGCCGCCGTCAAAATGTCGCGTTCCGGCCTCGCCCTACCCGACAAACCCATAGGCAGCTTCCTCTTCTCCGGTCCGACCGGCGTCGGCAAAACCGAAGTTGCCAAACAGCTTGCTTACTCGATGGGTGTACCGCTGCAACGTTTCGACATGTCCGAATACATGGAGCCACACGCCGTATCGCGCCTCATCGGCGCGCCGCCGGGCTATGTCGGCTTTGACCAGGGCGGTCTTTTAACCGAAGCCGCCAACAAACATCCGCACTGCGTATTACTCTTGGACGAAATCGAAAAAGCCCACCCCGACATTTTCAACGTCCTCCTGCAAGTAATGGATGCAGGCAAACTGACCGACAACAACGGCAAGAGTGCCGATTTCCGCAACGTCATCCTGATTATGACCACCAACGCAGGCGCGGAAAGCCTCAGCCGACCCAGTCTCGGCTTTACCACCAAGCGCGAACGCGGCGACGAAATGCAGGCGATCAACAAACTCTTAACACCCGAGTTCCGCAACCGCTTGGACGCGATTATCCCGTTTGCGTCCTTGTCCGAACCCGTCATCACCAAAGTCGTGGACAAATTCCTGCTCCAGCTCGAACACCAGCTCCTCGACAAAAAAGTCGAAGCCGAATTCACGCCGGCATTGCGCAAATATCTGGCGGAAAAAGGTTTCGACCCGCAAATGGGCGCGCGCCCGATGCACCGCCTGATTCAGGAAAAAATCCGCAAACCGCTCGCCGACGAACTCCTGTTCGGCAAACTCGCCGACGGCGGCTTCGTGCGGATAGACTGGGATGCAGCGAAAGAAGAAGCCGTGTTGAAATTCAAGAAAAACAAAGCCAAACCTGAAGCAGCAGCGGTTTGA
- a CDS encoding peptide ABC transporter substrate-binding protein codes for MLPNKPYSISALSLAIVLALSACHREVKPAPEFKRSEYNKIVISNAVEPSTLDPQKSSDMAAGAIIRQMMDGLVSTDAEGKTIPALALKWESSDEGRVWTFHLRDANWSNGDPITAEDFVYSFRRLADPATAAPNSSYLEDAKIQGAAEILQGKAKPDTLGVKALDKKTLQFTLTAPVPYFPDMLIQQFTYPVHRATVEKFGEKWTQPGNYVSSGAYILKEWRVNSHITMDKNPAYYDSKKVSIPQAVFLASGKEYDRYRADEVDVTYGIPSDQIKIAEKEFPGQVRRATLLCSWFLEPNLESAEFKNPKVRRALNLLTDRAIITKVAGRGDKEAFQLTPPNMQGGGESAPAWKPLKREARIAEAKKLLREAGYSEEKPLEFQIVYTTSEAAKKQITALQSIWKATVPFVRPTLMNEEWKTFLDKRLQGNFSMAFAGWCSDYNDPAGMLNIFKSNNPNNAFHYKNPEFDKLMNSTLEAGISAEERARRYVSAEAMLQRDDAFIPLYHQVSINLVKPDIQGYSDRDPLKNYTIKNWSFAPKK; via the coding sequence GTGCTGCCGAACAAACCTTATTCCATATCGGCTTTATCGCTTGCCATAGTGCTTGCGCTGTCGGCGTGTCATCGCGAAGTCAAGCCCGCGCCCGAATTCAAACGCAGCGAATACAATAAAATCGTCATCAGCAACGCGGTCGAACCGAGTACGCTCGACCCGCAGAAAAGCTCGGATATGGCGGCAGGCGCGATTATCCGTCAGATGATGGACGGCTTGGTCAGTACGGATGCCGAAGGCAAAACCATTCCCGCTTTGGCGTTGAAATGGGAGTCGTCGGACGAAGGGCGCGTTTGGACGTTCCACCTGCGCGATGCAAATTGGAGCAACGGCGACCCGATTACCGCCGAAGATTTCGTTTACAGCTTCCGCCGCCTCGCCGATCCCGCAACCGCCGCGCCTAACAGCAGCTATTTGGAAGACGCGAAAATACAGGGTGCGGCGGAAATCCTGCAAGGCAAGGCGAAGCCGGATACTTTGGGCGTCAAGGCTTTGGACAAGAAAACGCTGCAATTCACGCTCACCGCGCCCGTGCCGTATTTCCCCGATATGCTGATTCAGCAGTTCACCTACCCCGTCCACCGCGCCACGGTCGAGAAATTCGGCGAAAAATGGACGCAGCCGGGCAATTATGTTTCCAGCGGCGCATACATCCTCAAAGAATGGCGTGTCAACAGCCACATCACCATGGATAAAAACCCTGCTTATTACGACAGCAAAAAAGTATCCATCCCGCAGGCGGTGTTCCTCGCCAGCGGCAAAGAATACGACCGCTACCGCGCCGACGAAGTGGACGTTACCTACGGCATCCCTTCCGATCAGATTAAGATTGCCGAGAAAGAATTTCCCGGGCAGGTCCGGCGCGCGACTTTGCTGTGTTCTTGGTTTTTAGAGCCGAACTTGGAATCCGCCGAATTTAAAAATCCCAAAGTCCGCCGCGCGCTCAACCTCCTGACCGACCGCGCCATCATTACCAAAGTTGCCGGACGCGGCGACAAGGAAGCGTTCCAGCTTACCCCGCCAAATATGCAGGGCGGCGGCGAGTCTGCCCCCGCGTGGAAGCCGCTCAAGCGCGAAGCGCGCATTGCCGAAGCGAAAAAACTCTTGCGCGAAGCGGGTTACAGCGAAGAGAAACCGCTCGAGTTCCAAATCGTCTATACCACCAGCGAGGCCGCCAAAAAACAAATTACCGCGCTGCAATCCATTTGGAAGGCGACCGTGCCGTTTGTGCGCCCCACGCTGATGAACGAAGAATGGAAAACCTTTTTGGACAAGCGCCTGCAAGGCAACTTCAGTATGGCGTTTGCGGGCTGGTGTTCCGACTACAACGACCCTGCGGGCATGCTCAATATTTTCAAATCCAACAATCCAAACAACGCCTTCCATTACAAGAATCCCGAATTCGACAAGCTGATGAACAGCACGCTCGAAGCGGGCATTTCCGCCGAAGAGCGCGCCCGCCGCTACGTCAGCGCCGAGGCGATGCTGCAACGCGACGACGCCTTTATCCCGCTGTATCACCAAGTCAGCATCAATCTGGTGAAACCCGACATCCAAGGCTACTCCGACCGCGACCCGCTGAAAAATTACACCATCAAAAATTGGTCGTTTGCACCCAAGAAGTGA
- a CDS encoding surface lipoprotein assembly modifier: MNKNYLVLLMLSFPSAALAETPVVRVPAPVFFDKQPNSETPSKDFTDDKPAEQRLSDDLSADSSLEAQINRALIGRDWKMLEGLLAQYKAAPDQDAVLYDYALGALRRSQLRHDEAVSLYRGILAKHPDLAYPRFDLGVMMFENKQYREAKAELKQAKPDLQPPMQQLADRYLAAIESAQSWQPDVSLQYEQTDNVNNASSERVIEWNGRRWNKTAESLPQKAHGIRYGAGVSREINVGGHHFVYGSLNGDGVHYWDNQDFNEQSLRLAAGYKNRSAVQSFGIVPFAEQNWLGGKRYNRETGIHTDFSRRLNEKWRLSLNAGYIKKYYRNSGSAARYNSHMPLAGATLAYSAPKNWLLYGGADWSHDMTKEAEQASVRKGIRFGAAKAFENGFGIRTNLRYARRTFDAPGSLVYRLTRKDHEYQANASVWHNKISWKGLVPHLNFRYLKIDSNMSGFYSRKSMQTFVSVEKQF, translated from the coding sequence ATGAATAAAAATTATCTCGTCTTACTGATGCTCTCTTTCCCGTCAGCCGCCCTTGCCGAGACACCCGTTGTCCGTGTACCTGCGCCTGTATTTTTTGACAAGCAGCCTAACAGCGAAACACCCTCAAAAGATTTTACCGACGACAAACCCGCAGAACAGAGGCTTTCAGACGACCTTTCTGCCGATTCCTCATTGGAAGCACAGATCAACCGCGCATTAATCGGACGGGACTGGAAGATGCTGGAAGGTTTGTTGGCGCAATATAAAGCCGCGCCCGACCAGGATGCCGTTTTATACGATTATGCTTTAGGTGCGTTGAGGCGCAGTCAGTTGCGGCATGATGAAGCTGTCTCGCTCTATCGCGGCATTTTGGCGAAACATCCCGATTTGGCGTATCCGCGTTTCGATTTGGGTGTAATGATGTTTGAAAACAAGCAGTACCGCGAAGCAAAGGCGGAATTGAAACAGGCAAAACCGGATTTGCAGCCGCCCATGCAGCAACTTGCCGACCGCTATCTTGCCGCCATTGAATCGGCGCAAAGCTGGCAGCCTGATGTTTCGCTGCAATACGAGCAGACCGATAATGTGAACAATGCCTCGTCCGAGCGCGTTATAGAATGGAACGGCAGACGCTGGAATAAAACCGCTGAGAGCCTGCCGCAAAAGGCGCACGGTATCCGCTACGGAGCTGGCGTATCACGCGAAATCAATGTAGGCGGACATCATTTTGTTTACGGCAGCCTGAACGGCGACGGCGTGCATTATTGGGACAATCAGGATTTTAACGAGCAAAGCCTGCGCTTGGCGGCGGGCTATAAAAACCGTTCGGCAGTGCAATCTTTCGGGATTGTACCGTTTGCTGAGCAAAACTGGCTGGGCGGCAAACGCTATAATCGCGAAACCGGTATCCATACCGATTTTTCACGTCGTCTGAACGAAAAATGGCGGCTCTCGCTCAATGCAGGTTATATCAAAAAATACTATCGGAACAGCGGCTCGGCAGCGCGTTACAACAGCCATATGCCGCTGGCGGGGGCAACGCTGGCATACTCTGCACCGAAAAACTGGCTGCTCTACGGCGGCGCAGACTGGTCGCACGACATGACCAAAGAAGCGGAGCAGGCATCCGTACGCAAGGGCATACGCTTCGGCGCGGCGAAAGCGTTTGAGAACGGATTCGGCATCCGCACCAACCTGCGCTACGCCCGCCGTACCTTTGATGCGCCGGGAAGCCTGGTGTACCGTCTGACCCGAAAAGACCATGAATATCAGGCAAATGCCTCTGTTTGGCACAATAAAATTTCATGGAAAGGCTTAGTGCCGCATTTGAATTTCCGTTATCTCAAAATCGACAGCAATATGAGCGGCTTCTATTCCCGCAAAAGTATGCAGACATTCGTCAGCGTGGAGAAACAGTTTTGA
- a CDS encoding metal ABC transporter permease — protein MNLYDLLISPFAEFDFMRYALASVFCLALSAAPVGVFLVMRRMSLVGDALSHAVLPGAAIGYMFAGLSLPAMSVGGFAAGLLMALLAGLASRFTSLKEDANFAAFYLSSLAIGVVLVSKNGSSVDLLHLLFGSVLSVDIPALQLIAASASVTVTALAIIYRPLVLESIDPLFLKAVGGKGGFWHVVFLILVVMNLVAGFQALGTLMSVGLMMLPSITARLWAKSMGALMALSVFIALVCGFAGLLFSYHVEIPSGPAIILCCGVLYAVSLVFGREGGILGKWFKRRKHKAL, from the coding sequence ATGAATTTATACGATTTGCTGATTTCCCCTTTTGCGGAATTCGACTTTATGCGCTATGCGCTTGCGTCGGTATTCTGTCTGGCTTTGAGTGCCGCTCCGGTCGGGGTGTTCCTGGTCATGCGGCGCATGAGCCTGGTGGGCGATGCTTTGAGTCATGCCGTCCTGCCCGGTGCGGCAATCGGCTATATGTTTGCCGGGCTGAGCCTGCCTGCAATGAGCGTCGGCGGGTTTGCAGCAGGCTTGCTGATGGCGCTTTTGGCGGGTTTGGCGAGCCGTTTTACATCGTTGAAGGAAGATGCCAACTTTGCTGCCTTTTATCTGAGCAGTCTGGCAATCGGCGTGGTTTTGGTCAGTAAAAACGGCAGCAGCGTCGATTTGCTGCATCTCTTGTTCGGGTCGGTCTTGTCGGTGGATATTCCCGCGCTGCAACTGATTGCCGCCTCGGCAAGCGTCACGGTAACGGCATTGGCGATTATTTACCGCCCGCTGGTCTTGGAAAGCATTGACCCGCTGTTTCTGAAGGCGGTCGGCGGGAAGGGCGGCTTTTGGCACGTCGTTTTCCTGATTTTGGTGGTGATGAACCTTGTTGCAGGCTTTCAGGCACTCGGTACGCTGATGTCGGTCGGTCTGATGATGCTGCCGTCGATTACCGCGCGGCTCTGGGCGAAAAGCATGGGCGCGTTGATGGCTTTGTCCGTCTTTATCGCGCTGGTCTGCGGTTTTGCCGGACTGCTGTTTTCCTATCACGTCGAAATTCCGTCCGGACCTGCGATTATCTTGTGCTGCGGCGTGCTGTATGCCGTATCGCTGGTGTTCGGGCGCGAAGGCGGTATATTGGGCAAATGGTTTAAGCGTCGCAAGCACAAGGCCTTGTGA
- a CDS encoding porin: protein MKKLLMIAVAVPLAAPALASDNEAKIGGRIFTSIEHERNGKGQSATDISDNNSRIWIMGSEKLDKDLKLIYGVNSFVAFDYNGWSTDDSYIGLRGDFGTVRAGWLSTPMHYLTGEQDAFNGNNHTQTMGRMTRFGGREIALNYESKTFDNGFNYRVQIAPGANKYKDRKRNSDWMAGLGLHYKHPTNGFNAHYALEYARNGSPDDTKDRQVHSMKVGYDKDNLYLAAGMMYARNVADKFHWEDETKTNTNTRDFQVTAGYTMGNITPKLGVAYGRSDTGKNYKQLAFNTEYKFSKRTTLSFNSGVVKESKDPKTGWAAGISLEHSLQ, encoded by the coding sequence ATGAAGAAGTTATTAATGATTGCGGTTGCCGTCCCGCTTGCCGCCCCCGCATTGGCATCCGATAACGAAGCCAAAATCGGCGGACGGATATTTACTTCTATCGAACACGAACGCAACGGCAAAGGGCAATCCGCTACCGATATATCCGACAACAACAGCCGCATCTGGATTATGGGCAGTGAAAAACTCGACAAAGACCTCAAGCTCATCTACGGCGTCAATTCATTCGTCGCCTTCGACTACAACGGCTGGAGTACGGACGACTCCTACATCGGTCTGCGCGGCGATTTCGGTACCGTCCGCGCCGGCTGGCTCAGTACCCCCATGCACTACCTGACCGGCGAACAAGACGCGTTCAACGGCAACAACCACACCCAAACCATGGGGCGCATGACCCGTTTCGGCGGCCGTGAAATCGCCCTGAACTACGAATCCAAAACCTTTGACAACGGCTTCAACTACCGCGTCCAAATCGCGCCCGGTGCCAACAAATACAAAGACAGGAAACGTAACAGCGACTGGATGGCGGGCTTAGGTTTGCACTACAAACACCCGACCAACGGTTTCAACGCCCACTACGCCCTCGAATACGCCCGCAACGGCTCGCCTGACGATACCAAAGACAGACAGGTTCATTCCATGAAAGTCGGCTACGACAAAGACAATCTCTACCTCGCCGCCGGTATGATGTACGCCCGCAATGTTGCCGACAAATTCCACTGGGAAGACGAAACCAAAACCAATACCAACACCCGCGATTTCCAAGTGACCGCCGGCTACACCATGGGCAACATCACCCCCAAACTCGGCGTCGCCTACGGTCGCTCCGATACCGGCAAGAACTACAAACAGCTCGCGTTTAACACCGAATACAAATTCTCCAAACGCACGACCCTCTCATTCAACTCAGGCGTAGTCAAAGAAAGCAAAGACCCCAAAACCGGCTGGGCGGCAGGCATTTCGCTGGAACACAGCCTGCAATAA
- a CDS encoding transcriptional regulator: protein MHTEQDKIDFSERLKTAIRLAGLDNLSNASLANRFNLRHPNQSVSTQAFHHWLVGRSIPTPDKIETLAKWLDTSGEWLRHGRMLEEGGAVSPQETLLLKYFRALSPEKQEALITLLHKAED from the coding sequence ATGCATACCGAACAAGACAAAATCGATTTCAGCGAACGCTTGAAAACCGCAATCAGGCTGGCGGGTTTGGATAATCTTTCCAATGCCAGCCTTGCCAACCGCTTTAATCTGCGCCATCCCAATCAATCCGTCAGCACGCAGGCTTTTCACCATTGGTTGGTCGGACGTTCGATTCCGACGCCCGATAAAATCGAAACGCTGGCGAAATGGCTGGATACCAGCGGAGAATGGCTGCGGCACGGGCGAATGTTGGAAGAAGGTGGGGCAGTTTCTCCGCAAGAGACGTTGTTGCTGAAATATTTCCGCGCACTGTCGCCTGAAAAGCAGGAGGCGTTGATTACTTTGCTTCATAAAGCGGAGGATTGA